One window of Sulfurospirillum sp. 1612 genomic DNA carries:
- a CDS encoding OprD family outer membrane porin translates to MKLAKLSLAAITVASLSASAFAADSLAGMFKEGTVNGTLSAYYFSKSGQTPTSNALYGGATYDSASILDFGLDLTYKTASFNGFSAGATVQSTHSPFANDEAKTMYNGDMYGSGEVFSEAYIQYDNSGFMFKAGRMYLGTPLVASSGSRITKDSFEGYLLGYTGLPDTTLVAGYITKWQDRTDGAGNMGTFVNVNTALSTGSDSNGAYTLYAVNKSVPGLTLQAQWAQVVDAVDLYYVQADYAGKTDSFTYALAGQFQITDYDASGVKDSGYYGLKANVGMDAFGLTVAYSKIDSDNDAGIGLGNGPDPIFTAGTINCGDDYTADEKAYLVQLDYAFNKATNFNVYYVKAETPDSTSTTDDYDAYGAGADYQFDGALKGLGLVAQYEVKSFSEGTNADDKRFRFKATYAF, encoded by the coding sequence ATGAAATTAGCTAAACTTAGCTTGGCGGCCATCACAGTTGCAAGTCTTTCTGCGAGTGCATTCGCAGCAGATTCACTTGCTGGAATGTTCAAAGAAGGTACTGTAAATGGTACACTATCTGCGTATTATTTTTCTAAATCAGGTCAAACACCTACGAGCAATGCCTTATATGGTGGTGCTACATATGATAGTGCAAGTATTCTAGACTTTGGTCTTGACTTGACTTATAAAACGGCATCTTTCAATGGTTTCAGTGCAGGAGCTACTGTTCAAAGTACACATTCTCCATTTGCAAATGACGAAGCAAAAACGATGTACAATGGTGATATGTATGGTTCTGGCGAAGTTTTCTCTGAAGCGTATATCCAATATGATAACTCTGGATTTATGTTCAAAGCGGGTCGTATGTACTTAGGTACTCCATTGGTCGCTAGTTCTGGTTCTAGAATCACAAAAGATTCTTTTGAAGGTTACTTACTCGGCTACACCGGTCTTCCTGACACTACTTTAGTAGCAGGTTACATTACAAAATGGCAAGATAGAACCGATGGTGCAGGAAATATGGGTACATTTGTAAATGTTAATACAGCACTTTCCACTGGAAGTGATAGTAATGGTGCTTACACATTGTATGCGGTAAATAAATCAGTTCCAGGTTTAACACTACAAGCACAATGGGCTCAAGTTGTTGATGCTGTAGATTTATACTATGTACAAGCAGATTATGCTGGTAAGACAGATAGCTTTACTTATGCTTTAGCGGGTCAATTCCAAATTACTGATTATGATGCATCAGGTGTGAAAGATAGTGGATATTATGGCTTGAAAGCTAATGTTGGTATGGATGCATTTGGCTTAACTGTTGCCTATTCTAAAATAGACAGTGACAATGATGCCGGAATCGGACTTGGTAATGGTCCTGACCCAATCTTTACAGCAGGTACTATAAATTGTGGCGATGACTATACAGCTGATGAAAAAGCTTATTTAGTACAATTAGATTATGCATTTAATAAAGCTACAAATTTTAATGTTTATTATGTCAAAGCAGAGACACCAGATTCTACTAGTACTACAGATGACTATGATGCATATGGTGCAGGGGCAGATTATCAATTTGATGGTGCTTTAAAAGGCTTAGGCTTAGTTGCTCAATATGAAGTTAAAAGTTTTTCAGAAGGCACAAATGCTGATGACAAAAGATTTAGATTTAAAGCAACTTACGCTTTCTAA
- a CDS encoding TRAP transporter substrate-binding protein — protein sequence MTKFVKIAAVAALLVSSTFAADYTIKFSHVVSPNTPKGKAADFFAKRVKELTNGKVKVIVFPNSQLYTDKAVMKALKIGNVQMACPSFSKFTSLVPQLQLFDLPFLFKGNDGLHKVMDGKVGQKLKDLVTAKGFVALNYWDNGFKDMSSNKKPILWPKDADGQKFRIMSSKVLEAQFKAIGGNPQVLPFSEVYSALQQGVVDAAENPLSNFWTKKFYEVQTSLTLTQHGYLGYLVVMSKKFWNKLPADLKPKIIQAMNEATIYERKEAQALEDSFLKKIEGYAKKTGKLKVYTLTPEQRAAWVKALEVIYPKFYGTIGKDLIEEAKAEQK from the coding sequence ATGACAAAATTTGTTAAAATTGCTGCTGTTGCAGCACTTTTAGTTTCTTCAACTTTTGCGGCGGATTATACTATTAAATTCTCGCATGTTGTAAGTCCAAATACACCAAAAGGTAAGGCAGCTGACTTTTTTGCTAAGCGTGTCAAAGAGTTGACCAACGGCAAAGTGAAAGTGATTGTTTTCCCAAATTCACAACTTTATACTGATAAAGCGGTTATGAAAGCATTGAAAATCGGTAATGTTCAAATGGCATGCCCAAGTTTTTCAAAATTTACTTCTTTAGTGCCTCAACTACAACTTTTTGATCTACCATTTTTATTTAAAGGCAATGACGGCCTTCACAAAGTTATGGATGGTAAAGTGGGACAAAAATTGAAAGATTTAGTGACAGCAAAAGGTTTTGTCGCACTTAACTATTGGGATAATGGTTTCAAAGATATGTCATCAAACAAAAAACCGATTCTTTGGCCAAAAGATGCAGATGGACAAAAATTTAGAATCATGAGCTCAAAAGTACTCGAAGCACAATTTAAAGCAATCGGTGGTAATCCACAAGTACTTCCATTCTCAGAAGTTTACTCAGCCCTTCAACAAGGTGTTGTGGATGCAGCAGAAAATCCACTCTCAAATTTTTGGACTAAGAAATTTTATGAAGTACAAACTTCTTTGACTTTGACACAACACGGTTATCTTGGTTATCTTGTTGTTATGAGCAAGAAATTTTGGAACAAATTGCCAGCTGATTTAAAACCTAAAATCATTCAAGCGATGAATGAAGCAACAATCTATGAGAGAAAAGAAGCGCAAGCACTTGAAGATTCATTCTTGAAAAAGATTGAAGGCTATGCCAAAAAAACAGGCAAATTGAAAGTCTATACTTTGACACCAGAACAAAGAGCAGCTTGGGTCAAAGCACTTGAAGTTATTTATCCAAAATTCTATGGAACGATTGGAAAAGATTTGATCGAAGAAGCGAAAGCAGAACAAAAATAG
- a CDS encoding TRAP transporter small permease, whose protein sequence is MGKFFSLLDLGVATLNRNLAVLGMLLGVTLAFVNVVLRYAFDESLTWAGELTNYLFMWGALFGAAYGFKRGIHIQVTILLAKLPASLAKAFMIFAHTLSFIYLCVMAYLGYQSVVVLIELNEMSVDLNIPMWVPTLVLPLAFGGAAYRAAEKVYEVTKEDADQVLSNSESELIHDTSERTGVDVKVEKGEQL, encoded by the coding sequence ATGGGAAAATTCTTTTCTTTGCTTGATTTGGGAGTTGCCACACTCAATAGAAACTTAGCAGTACTCGGCATGCTTTTAGGCGTGACGCTTGCTTTTGTCAATGTTGTATTGCGGTATGCTTTTGATGAGAGTTTAACGTGGGCTGGGGAGCTTACCAATTACTTATTTATGTGGGGGGCACTCTTTGGTGCCGCCTACGGGTTTAAAAGAGGCATTCATATACAAGTTACTATTTTATTAGCAAAACTTCCGGCATCTCTTGCAAAGGCATTTATGATATTTGCCCATACGCTATCATTCATATATTTATGTGTCATGGCATATCTTGGCTATCAATCTGTCGTGGTACTGATTGAGCTCAATGAGATGAGCGTGGATCTGAATATCCCAATGTGGGTTCCGACATTAGTCTTGCCTTTGGCTTTTGGAGGTGCTGCCTATAGAGCGGCTGAAAAAGTATATGAAGTAACTAAAGAAGATGCAGATCAAGTACTCTCAAATTCTGAGTCAGAGTTGATTCATGATACTTCTGAGCGAACGGGAGTCGATGTCAAAGTAGAGAAAGGAGAACAATTATGA
- a CDS encoding cache domain-containing protein, translating into MKILKEDNISTVIILSSMFIISSLVIVISYFFISKQYAILDREIKDMKTAFVNVKKNEIQREVDSVIEYIKYRRSSSHGLSEKALKQDTLELIKHIKFGEDQSNYIFVYEVLDYKGGDQFARMLVNPNRQDLIRKFISANYQDANGKTFRKIFLQDIKKQGYSFVQYLYKKPDTHEIRPKVSYFKLYKKWNWVVAAGTYLDNIDTKIAQKKANLKRKMSLDITSSIAIFLFFSLIANILAIILGKQIDRFFKQYNQEIKEKTVELEQLNKTLELRVAKEVAKRGEQERLLIEKSKFIALGEMISNIAHQWRQPLSELSAIIMNIKFRYVMGKLDSKIMDEKSKDAEVLLDYMSNTIDDFRNFFNPQRDKKHFSIKNSLENVLKIIGKTIQNQKIELAITIKEDAQILGYQNEFEQVLLNILSNAKDALSESDVENKAVEITINKMEDQATINIDDNGPGIKTRPIEKIFEPYFSTKWNANGTGIGLYMSKMIIEKNMRGKLLATNRDMGARFTIVIPIDI; encoded by the coding sequence TTGAAAATACTCAAAGAAGACAACATTTCCACTGTCATTATCTTAAGTTCGATGTTTATCATCAGCTCTTTGGTTATTGTGATTAGCTACTTTTTTATCTCGAAACAATATGCGATTTTGGATCGAGAAATCAAAGATATGAAAACAGCCTTTGTCAATGTCAAAAAAAATGAAATTCAAAGAGAAGTAGACTCCGTCATCGAATACATAAAATACCGAAGATCATCTTCTCACGGACTCAGTGAAAAAGCACTCAAGCAAGACACCCTTGAACTCATCAAACATATAAAATTTGGTGAAGATCAAAGCAACTATATTTTTGTGTATGAAGTCTTAGATTACAAAGGGGGAGACCAATTTGCCAGAATGCTCGTCAATCCAAATCGCCAAGATTTAATTCGTAAATTTATCTCAGCCAACTACCAAGATGCCAATGGCAAAACGTTTCGCAAGATTTTTCTCCAAGACATAAAAAAACAAGGCTATTCTTTTGTCCAGTACCTCTATAAAAAACCAGACACCCATGAAATACGTCCGAAAGTATCGTATTTTAAACTCTACAAAAAGTGGAATTGGGTCGTAGCAGCAGGAACATATCTGGACAATATCGACACCAAAATAGCACAAAAAAAGGCCAATCTAAAACGCAAGATGAGTTTAGATATCACCTCATCAATCGCCATCTTCTTGTTTTTCTCACTCATTGCTAATATTTTGGCGATTATACTAGGAAAACAAATCGATCGATTTTTCAAACAATACAATCAAGAAATCAAAGAAAAAACCGTCGAATTAGAACAGCTTAATAAAACACTAGAACTACGAGTAGCAAAAGAAGTCGCCAAAAGAGGGGAACAAGAGCGACTCTTAATCGAAAAGTCCAAATTTATCGCACTGGGAGAGATGATTAGCAATATTGCGCATCAATGGAGGCAACCGCTGTCTGAACTCTCTGCGATTATCATGAACATCAAATTTCGCTATGTTATGGGGAAACTGGATTCAAAAATCATGGATGAAAAGAGCAAAGATGCTGAAGTATTGTTGGATTATATGTCCAATACGATTGATGATTTTAGAAATTTCTTTAATCCACAAAGAGATAAAAAACACTTTAGTATTAAAAATTCGCTAGAAAATGTCCTCAAAATTATCGGTAAAACCATCCAAAATCAGAAGATTGAACTCGCTATCACTATCAAAGAAGACGCCCAAATATTAGGATATCAAAACGAATTTGAGCAAGTGCTTTTAAATATCCTCTCCAATGCCAAAGATGCGCTGAGCGAATCTGATGTCGAGAATAAAGCAGTTGAAATTACGATTAATAAAATGGAAGACCAAGCCACTATCAATATAGATGATAATGGGCCTGGCATCAAAACCAGACCGATTGAAAAAATATTCGAACCCTACTTCAGCACCAAATGGAATGCCAATGGCACAGGCATTGGGCTTTACATGTCTAAAATGATTATTGAAAAGAATATGCGCGGCAAACTACTAGCCACCAACCGCGATATGGGAGCACGATTTACAATCGTCATCCCTATTGATATCTAG
- a CDS encoding response regulator transcription factor, giving the protein MDEKMLEKLSKYSVLYAEDEAGIRQNVAEMLSLFFKEVYLAKDGMEAYELFVEKSPDLVITDIKMPILDGIELTKKIREQDSKAQILILSAYTEVDYMLAAVELSLVRYIVKPITETKLVDALNKFLESKESSGMIEFHDGWFYDTHKKQIIHEDQVFELTKKEVKFLELIFERDSVITYEEIERELWEDEYMSLNALRLMMKNLRKKLPKGSLRNIQSVGYKL; this is encoded by the coding sequence ATGGATGAAAAAATGCTTGAGAAACTCTCAAAATATTCTGTACTTTATGCAGAAGATGAAGCCGGTATTAGACAAAACGTTGCAGAGATGTTATCACTATTTTTCAAAGAGGTTTATCTTGCAAAAGATGGTATGGAAGCGTATGAACTTTTTGTAGAAAAATCTCCAGATTTAGTGATTACAGATATTAAAATGCCCATACTTGATGGGATTGAACTCACGAAAAAAATACGAGAACAAGACTCCAAAGCACAGATTTTAATCCTCTCTGCCTACACTGAGGTTGATTATATGTTGGCCGCAGTCGAACTCTCTTTAGTGCGTTATATTGTGAAGCCGATTACCGAGACAAAACTAGTAGATGCATTAAATAAATTTCTAGAATCAAAAGAGAGCAGTGGTATGATTGAGTTTCATGATGGTTGGTTTTATGATACGCATAAGAAGCAGATTATTCATGAAGACCAAGTATTTGAATTGACGAAAAAAGAAGTCAAGTTTCTCGAGCTCATTTTTGAACGTGATAGTGTGATTACTTACGAAGAAATTGAACGTGAACTGTGGGAAGATGAATACATGAGCCTCAATGCTTTGCGTTTGATGATGAAAAACTTAAGAAAGAAGCTACCAAAAGGGAGTTTAAGAAATATACAAAGTGTTGGTTACAAGTTGTAA
- a CDS encoding MlaA family lipoprotein yields the protein MRFLILTLYCISFLYAANPNTQSLDDFDAEFQTPQQNQVADPLSGYNKIMTNFNDFFYLNILDPVAKGYKTVVPTPLRTGIYNVFNNLLFPLRFLNNTLQLKFHNAFDETRRFLINSTLGVAGLSDVATNNFHIKAHDEDFGQTLGYYGAGSGFYLVLPILGPSNLRDTFGLVTDVLINPLNYFENRGYNIFDNSTQAYASGALEMINYSSFHVGEYKKLKNDAIELYPFLKNIYEQRRKKLIEE from the coding sequence TTGCGTTTTTTAATATTAACATTGTACTGCATATCATTTTTGTATGCAGCTAATCCCAATACCCAGTCGCTTGATGACTTTGATGCAGAGTTTCAAACCCCACAACAGAATCAAGTAGCAGATCCTCTCAGCGGATACAATAAGATCATGACAAATTTCAATGATTTTTTCTACCTTAATATTTTAGACCCTGTGGCAAAAGGTTATAAAACAGTCGTGCCAACACCACTGAGGACAGGGATTTATAATGTTTTTAACAATTTACTCTTTCCTTTGCGATTTTTAAACAATACATTACAATTGAAATTTCATAACGCTTTTGATGAAACCCGACGTTTTCTCATCAACTCCACGTTAGGAGTCGCCGGATTGAGCGATGTAGCGACCAATAATTTTCATATCAAAGCGCATGATGAAGATTTTGGACAAACCCTTGGATACTATGGCGCAGGCAGTGGCTTTTATCTGGTATTACCGATATTGGGCCCATCAAACTTACGTGATACGTTTGGATTGGTCACCGATGTTCTCATCAATCCCTTGAATTATTTTGAAAATCGTGGATATAATATCTTTGACAATAGCACGCAGGCTTATGCAAGCGGTGCATTGGAGATGATAAACTATAGCTCTTTTCATGTTGGAGAGTACAAAAAATTAAAAAATGATGCTATTGAGTTGTATCCTTTTTTGAAAAACATCTATGAACAAAGACGCAAAAAACTGATAGAAGAATAG
- a CDS encoding OprD family outer membrane porin, which translates to MKLAKLSLAAITVASLSASAFAADSLASMFKDGTVNGTLSAYYFNRDRGNGGTPDSANILDFGLDLTYKTATFNGFSAGATVQSTHSPFANDDAAVMFNGDMNGGGEVFSEAYVQYTNSGVFFKAGRQYISTPIVAGSGSRMTKESFEGYLLGYTGLPNTTLVAGYVAQFQSRTDGNGNIGKFTKNFVVPGAGSVALDKGAYTLYAVNTSVPGLKLQAQWGDAVDVVNIYYVQADYASKTDSFSYNLGGQYSVSDYDSSISNDNGGYYGLKAGVAMNGISAAVAYSKVDSDIGAVSGLGNGSDNIFTAPAIAGGDYTADNKAWKIDLGYAINKNANVNAYYNTTDMQAANSDYDVYGAGAGYKFEGTLKGLGVVAQYEIKSFDDSSKDDDKRFRFKATYAF; encoded by the coding sequence ATGAAATTAGCTAAACTTAGCTTGGCAGCTATTACAGTAGCAAGTCTTTCTGCGAGTGCATTCGCAGCAGATTCACTTGCAAGCATGTTCAAAGACGGAACCGTAAATGGTACACTATCTGCGTATTATTTTAATAGAGATAGAGGTAATGGTGGTACTCCAGATAGTGCTAACATCCTAGACTTTGGTCTTGATTTGACTTATAAAACTGCAACTTTCAATGGCTTTAGTGCTGGCGCTACAGTTCAAAGTACACACTCTCCATTTGCAAATGATGATGCAGCTGTAATGTTCAATGGTGACATGAATGGTGGTGGTGAAGTTTTCTCTGAAGCGTATGTTCAATATACAAATTCAGGCGTATTCTTCAAAGCAGGTCGCCAATACATCTCTACTCCAATCGTTGCGGGTTCTGGTTCTAGAATGACAAAAGAATCTTTTGAAGGTTACTTATTAGGTTATACTGGCCTTCCTAACACTACTTTAGTAGCAGGTTATGTTGCCCAATTCCAATCAAGAACTGATGGAAATGGTAATATCGGTAAATTCACTAAAAACTTTGTTGTTCCTGGTGCAGGTTCAGTAGCATTAGATAAAGGTGCTTATACATTATATGCAGTTAACACTTCAGTTCCTGGCTTGAAACTTCAAGCACAATGGGGTGATGCTGTTGATGTTGTAAATATTTATTATGTACAAGCTGATTATGCTAGCAAAACTGATAGTTTCAGCTACAACTTGGGTGGACAATACAGTGTATCTGATTATGATAGCAGTATAAGCAATGACAATGGTGGTTACTATGGTCTTAAAGCCGGTGTTGCTATGAATGGTATCAGTGCTGCTGTTGCTTACTCTAAAGTAGACAGTGATATAGGTGCTGTTTCAGGTTTAGGTAATGGTTCTGATAATATCTTTACTGCTCCAGCTATTGCAGGTGGTGATTATACAGCAGATAACAAAGCATGGAAAATTGATTTAGGCTATGCTATCAATAAAAATGCAAATGTTAATGCATACTACAACACAACTGATATGCAAGCAGCAAATTCAGATTACGATGTTTATGGAGCGGGCGCTGGTTACAAATTCGAAGGCACTCTAAAAGGTCTTGGTGTTGTAGCTCAATATGAAATTAAAAGCTTTGATGATAGTTCAAAAGACGATGACAAAAGATTTAGATTTAAAGCAACTTACGCTTTCTAG
- a CDS encoding DctP family TRAP transporter solute-binding subunit, translated as MMFKIALLISFVCSFLSAAPEYTIRFSHVVSPKTPKGKAALFFKDKLESLTHGKIAVKVYPNSKLFNDSQVLQAMKKGQLEMAVPSLSKLSTLVPQVEIFDLPFLFDNMEHIHRVMRGTVGNTLKQLITNKGFIALDYWDNGFKQLSSSKTPLFSPRDAQHQKFRIMNSEVLKEQFNAVGAQAEVLPFSKVYEALKSHQVDAAENPLSNFYTKKFYEVQNSLVLSSHGYLGYIMLMSKSFWDKLPKNLQKDVKQASDMATQYERKLAKEMESSYLDKLQEYAKTHPNFHILRLNKNERDAWKRDISIIYPKFYPNIGLKLIDEVEKARYQ; from the coding sequence ATGATGTTTAAAATAGCGCTACTTATCTCTTTTGTTTGTTCTTTCTTGTCTGCGGCTCCTGAGTATACAATACGTTTTTCTCACGTCGTCTCACCTAAGACACCCAAAGGAAAAGCAGCACTTTTTTTTAAAGACAAACTCGAATCCCTAACGCATGGCAAGATTGCGGTCAAAGTCTATCCTAACTCCAAACTCTTTAATGATTCACAAGTCTTACAGGCGATGAAAAAAGGGCAGTTAGAAATGGCGGTGCCGAGTCTCTCAAAACTCTCTACTTTAGTACCTCAAGTTGAAATTTTTGATTTGCCTTTTTTGTTTGACAATATGGAACACATCCATAGGGTGATGCGGGGTACAGTAGGAAATACTCTCAAACAATTGATTACCAACAAAGGTTTTATTGCGCTTGATTATTGGGACAATGGATTCAAACAGCTCTCCTCTTCTAAGACTCCGCTTTTTTCTCCTCGGGATGCGCAACACCAAAAATTTAGGATTATGAATTCTGAAGTACTAAAAGAACAATTTAATGCTGTCGGTGCCCAAGCAGAGGTCTTGCCATTTTCAAAAGTCTATGAAGCACTCAAATCGCATCAAGTAGATGCAGCTGAAAATCCTCTTTCAAATTTTTATACCAAAAAGTTTTATGAAGTTCAAAACAGTTTGGTTTTGAGTTCGCATGGATATTTGGGATATATTATGCTCATGAGCAAAAGTTTTTGGGATAAATTGCCAAAAAATTTGCAAAAAGATGTAAAACAAGCCAGTGATATGGCAACGCAGTATGAGAGAAAATTGGCAAAAGAGATGGAGAGTTCTTACCTAGATAAACTTCAAGAGTATGCAAAAACACATCCAAACTTTCATATTTTACGTTTAAATAAAAATGAACGTGATGCGTGGAAACGTGATATTAGTATCATCTACCCAAAATTTTATCCTAATATCGGATTAAAATTGATTGATGAGGTCGAAAAGGCTAGATATCAATAG
- a CDS encoding TRAP transporter large permease, with product MMIATLFILLFVLMLIGVPVAVSLGASTMITALLFTDMDLMGIPDSVFNGLDQYSLMAIPMFILAGALLSKGSASGRIIEFAKSIVGHLPGGLPIAAIFASVIFAAVSGSSPATVVAIGSVMYGAIKEAGYPTKYAIGTIATAGSLGILIPPSIVFIVYGVTADQSIGRLFMAGVVPGLLIGFMLMAVTYIGAVRLGFKRTKMAPFKERLIAFKRAFWALMLIVLVIGGIYGGLFTPTEAGAASAFYAFFVSYFVYRDIKIKDLYKILLDSAMTSSMIFFIIANAMIFSHFLTLESIPQQITQLIVEAHVGPIMFLVIVNILLFLMGQFMEPSSVVMITVPLLLPIATTLGIDPIHLGVIMVINMEIGMITPPVGLNLFVASGITGLSLKDVVVASLPWAMTILLGLLLITYIPIISLWLPNIMYGY from the coding sequence ATTATGATTGCTACTCTTTTTATATTACTTTTTGTACTGATGTTAATTGGAGTACCCGTCGCGGTGAGTTTGGGTGCGAGTACGATGATCACAGCACTCTTGTTTACCGATATGGATTTGATGGGGATTCCAGATAGTGTTTTTAATGGACTCGATCAATACTCTCTCATGGCGATTCCAATGTTTATCTTAGCGGGGGCACTGCTATCAAAAGGGAGCGCTTCGGGTCGAATTATCGAATTTGCCAAATCCATCGTCGGACATCTCCCGGGTGGTTTACCTATCGCTGCGATTTTTGCTAGTGTCATCTTTGCCGCTGTTTCAGGGAGTTCTCCTGCTACGGTTGTGGCGATTGGCTCGGTGATGTATGGTGCGATTAAAGAAGCCGGCTATCCTACTAAATATGCCATTGGAACAATTGCAACAGCAGGGAGCCTGGGTATCTTGATTCCCCCTTCTATCGTCTTTATCGTTTATGGTGTGACTGCAGACCAATCAATCGGTAGATTATTTATGGCCGGTGTTGTACCGGGGTTGTTGATTGGTTTTATGTTGATGGCCGTAACCTATATAGGTGCAGTAAGATTGGGCTTTAAGCGAACCAAAATGGCACCGTTTAAAGAGCGCTTGATTGCGTTTAAGCGAGCTTTTTGGGCTTTGATGTTGATCGTCTTGGTTATCGGTGGAATTTACGGTGGTCTCTTTACCCCGACAGAAGCGGGAGCTGCGAGTGCTTTTTATGCATTTTTTGTCTCTTATTTTGTATATCGAGATATCAAGATTAAAGACTTGTACAAAATCTTGCTTGATTCTGCGATGACCAGCTCGATGATTTTCTTCATTATTGCCAATGCGATGATTTTCTCACATTTCTTGACATTGGAAAGTATTCCTCAACAAATCACGCAATTGATAGTTGAGGCGCATGTGGGGCCGATTATGTTTTTGGTCATTGTCAATATTCTGCTTTTCCTTATGGGGCAGTTTATGGAACCAAGCTCAGTGGTCATGATTACCGTGCCTTTGTTGTTGCCAATCGCGACGACTTTGGGAATTGATCCGATACACTTAGGGGTTATCATGGTTATCAATATGGAAATCGGTATGATTACACCACCAGTGGGGCTCAATCTGTTTGTCGCTAGCGGCATCACAGGGCTCAGTCTCAAAGATGTCGTGGTCGCATCATTGCCATGGGCGATGACGATATTGCTAGGATTGTTGTTGATTACCTACATTCCTATCATCTCGCTATGGCTTCCAAATATCATGTACGGATATTAA
- a CDS encoding Tgt2/MlaC family protein, with amino-acid sequence MKIFILCLLIVANLFALEENQIEPFMKSNINEAIQIIKSGKDNNTSREVISEKIFRLFDKIFDYKLMARLSLGSGTWRNLNSAQQEEFTTKFTTRLKASYKSKLDKYDNQKIIVDAIDKIKPNRIHLLTQIKGDKEKFDVIYKFYKAAHDQWYIYDVDVLGVSIIQTYRSQFSDELKKQSFNELLAKLADIKN; translated from the coding sequence TTGAAAATATTTATTTTATGTTTATTAATAGTTGCCAATCTCTTTGCATTAGAGGAGAATCAAATTGAGCCTTTTATGAAGAGTAATATCAATGAAGCCATTCAGATTATCAAAAGTGGTAAAGATAACAATACGAGCAGAGAAGTCATCTCAGAGAAGATTTTCCGCCTTTTTGACAAAATTTTTGATTACAAATTGATGGCACGACTCTCACTTGGCAGTGGAACGTGGAGAAATCTCAATAGCGCACAACAAGAAGAATTCACCACAAAATTTACAACCCGCCTCAAAGCCTCTTACAAATCCAAACTTGACAAATATGACAACCAAAAGATCATCGTCGATGCAATTGATAAAATCAAACCAAATAGAATCCACCTCCTCACACAGATCAAAGGAGACAAAGAGAAGTTTGATGTAATCTATAAATTTTACAAAGCCGCTCATGATCAATGGTATATCTATGATGTCGATGTTCTCGGTGTCAGCATCATACAGACTTATCGCTCTCAGTTTTCAGATGAATTAAAAAAACAGAGTTTTAATGAACTATTAGCCAAACTCGCAGATATTAAAAATTAG